Proteins found in one Plasmodium sp. gorilla clade G2 genome assembly, chromosome: 14 genomic segment:
- a CDS encoding serine C-palmitoyltransferase, putative: MHLKGLMDYNYILGLEVLQNFDIVNYLIAGIVLLALILAVFNEDASAGSPRLSWVLGEFLPIQHSIFALNSNVEKKLFRKRSSKIYTFITCLNNVFSELKNSITEGNFIMLVKSWFLKVFNKLILYKNLFLLKYRSQSKRHLFYMLVKQKYNLPIQKEENEMQSYLDAKRELIRLNRWSFMWRVSNVKNEFLLCEKRKARPISSYSYLDFIREPLVQNNAIQAAMDWSTGNHGPRMLGGNSQILRDLEKVVGNFFGRNDSILAVCGFLACMSGIVAVATHGDIILYDSRTHACVKMGIQICGAKAYSFKHNDYNHLELLLIKYRHKYRNCWVCIESVYSMDGDIPHLPTFKKLCIQHKAKLYVDEAHGLGVLGKTGRGIEEHFNMPGTADIIVGTFSKSIGGVGGYIVASDEVIEFLDFHCIGNVFSAPLPAYCAGGALKAFELIDSQPWRIQKLKFNTKYLRNGLKTGMGHWPKDYPESYKYIIEGDDATSVIPVIFPNDPDRLFKICNLLLKMNWMISAVVYPACPLKYPRFRVTATSAYTIEYMNEFISDIVRATVRVKPSPLDTQLII; the protein is encoded by the coding sequence atgcaTTTGAAGGGACTAATGGATTATAACTATATTTTAGGTTTAGAAGTTTTACAAAATTTTGATATTGTTAATTACCTTATAGCAGGTATTGTGTTATTAGCTCTTATACTTGCGGTTTTTAATGAAGACGCTTCAGCAGGATCTCCAAGATTATCTTGGGTATTAGGAGAATTTCTACCTATACAACATTCCATATTTGCTTTAAATTCTAATGTAGAAAAGAAACTATTTCGAAAAAGAAGTAGtaaaatatacacatttatAACATGTTTGAATAATGTATTTtctgaattaaaaaattcgaTAACAGAAGGTAATTTTATTATGCTAGTTAAAAGTTGGTTTTTAAAAGTATTCAATAaactaatattatataaaaatttgtttttattaaaatatagatCACAATCCAAAagacatttattttatatgttagttaaacaaaaatataatttacctattcaaaaggaagaaaatgaaatgcAAAGTTATTTAGATGCAAAAAGAGAACTGATTCGTTTAAACAGATGGTCTTTTATGTGGAGAGTGTCAAATGTGAAAAATGAATTTCTTCTAtgtgaaaaaagaaaagctAGACCTATATCATCTTATTCGTATCTAGATTTTATAAGAGAACCTTTAGTACAAAATAATGCGATACAAGCTGCCATGGATTGGTCTACTGGAAATCATGGTCCTAGAATGTTAGGTGGAAATAGTCAGATATTAAGAGATCTAGAAAAAGTGGTAGGAAACTTTTTTGGTAGAAATGATTCTATTTTGGCTGTTTGTGGATTTTTAGCTTGTATGTCTGGAATAGTCGCAGTAGCAACCCATGgagatattatattatatgatagtAGGACACATGCATGTGTAAAAATGGGAATACAAATATGTGGAGCTAAAGCATATTCATTTAAacataatgattataatcatttagaattattattaataaaatatagacataaatatagaaattgCTGGGTATGTATTGAATCTGTATATTCAATGGATGGTGATATACCACATTTACCAACattcaaaaaattatgtatacaACATAAAGCTAAATTATATGTAGATGAAGCACATGGTTTGGGTGTTTTAGGAAAAACAGGAAGAGGAATAGAAGAACATTTTAATATGCCAGGCACAGCTGATATTATTGTAGGAACATTTAGTAAATCTATTGGTGGTGTCGGTGGATATATTGTAGCATCAGATGAAGTAATCGAATTTTTAGATTTTCATTGTATTGGTAATGTCTTTTCAGCACCTCTACCAGCTTATTGTGCTGGAGGTGCATTAAAAGCATTCGAATTAATAGATTCTCAACCATGGAGAATTCAAAAACTTAAATTTAATACTAAATATTTAAGAAATGGGTTAAAAACTGGAATGGGACATTGGCCTAAAGATTATCCtgaatcatataaatatattattgaagGTGATGATGCTACAAGTGTCATACCTGTCATTTTTCCAAATGATCCTGATcgtttatttaaaatatgtaaccttctattaaaaatgaattggATGATCTCTGCTGTTGTTTATCCTGCCTGCCCATTAAAATATCCACGTTTTAGGGTTACTGCAACATCTGCTTATACTATTGAATATATGAATGAGTTTATATCGGATATTGTTCGTGCTACAGTTAGGGTTAAACCTTCCCCCCTTGATACGCAActgatcatataa